From a single Calothrix sp. NIES-2098 genomic region:
- a CDS encoding putative phycoerythrin-associated linker protein, CpeS, which translates to MDITKFVANSIGHWRSQRSAHHLAFGHFEAVQSEIDIIALPDDDPEVIELCKTYNIDPQTAVSPFRMSWEGQSDWDDNEIKGTCVLVPIPDPTHPNRGKLLRDRGYAETMAAAGDYHLTEDGTFVLVTAYDRAAAEEKIWFANPNVRCRVSLIKTSAGSGVVTASFSSEIRQSVRS; encoded by the coding sequence ATGGATATTACAAAGTTTGTTGCAAATTCTATAGGTCATTGGCGATCGCAACGCAGTGCCCATCATTTAGCATTCGGTCACTTTGAAGCCGTACAGTCTGAGATAGATATCATTGCGCTCCCAGATGACGATCCGGAAGTGATTGAATTGTGTAAAACCTATAACATCGATCCTCAGACAGCGGTTTCCCCATTTCGGATGAGTTGGGAAGGTCAATCAGACTGGGACGACAATGAAATTAAAGGTACTTGTGTCCTGGTTCCGATTCCCGATCCAACTCATCCCAATCGCGGCAAACTCCTGCGCGATCGCGGCTATGCAGAAACAATGGCGGCCGCTGGCGACTATCACTTGACGGAAGACGGCACATTCGTGCTAGTCACCGCCTACGATCGCGCCGCCGCCGAAGAAAAAATCTGGTTTGCTAATCCTAATGTTCGTTGTCGGGTTTCCCTAATTAAAACTAGTGCTGGTTCAGGAGTTGTCACTGCCTCATTTTCTTCCGAAATCCGCCAAAGCGTTCGCAGTTAA
- a CDS encoding CpeT protein: protein MTSSLPNICQTGSHNLITLARWMAGDFSNYQQAFKNPKEYAHIHVFFRPLPFEFFSGIGLYSEQVYDYDLWRPYRQGVHRLVDRGDEIYIENYSLKNALLYAGAARELSILRTITPDCIERRYHCSMIFKREGDRFIGGVEPGNLCLIEKNGCQTYLHSYVEITQNTWVSLDRGLDVNTHEQVWGSAFGPLQFEKRESFAHEVPNIL from the coding sequence ATGACCTCTTCACTACCAAATATTTGCCAAACTGGATCGCATAATTTAATTACCTTAGCTCGGTGGATGGCAGGTGATTTTAGCAATTATCAACAGGCATTTAAAAATCCTAAAGAATACGCTCATATTCACGTTTTCTTTCGTCCATTACCGTTTGAATTTTTCTCAGGAATTGGGCTTTATTCAGAACAGGTTTATGACTATGATTTGTGGCGACCTTATCGACAAGGAGTGCATCGCTTAGTAGATCGGGGGGACGAGATTTATATCGAAAATTACAGTTTAAAAAATGCCCTTCTTTATGCTGGTGCAGCCCGTGAGTTAAGCATTCTCAGAACCATCACCCCAGATTGCATCGAACGCCGATATCACTGCTCAATGATTTTCAAACGAGAAGGAGATAGATTTATCGGCGGTGTTGAACCTGGAAACTTGTGCTTGATTGAAAAAAATGGCTGCCAGACTTATCTCCATAGTTACGTTGAAATCACACAAAATACTTGGGTCAGCCTCGATCGAGGGCTAGATGTAAATACACACGAGCAGGTTTGGGGGTCTGCCTTTGGGCCTTTGCAGTTTGAAAAGCGGGAGAGTTTTGCCCATGAAGTCCCAAACATCCTATGA
- a CDS encoding phycoerythrin-associated linker protein, CpeR — MKSQTSYDLSLPNLAVKANMLPPEAQKKMQCWIRSRHLICSGNFFVFETVDYSAIERFSQCVGALGGTVISVDPIDKIWMGAHRQVILYQARASLHTPCHNLKQYWLKYGGFRSRFDEQV, encoded by the coding sequence ATGAAGTCCCAAACATCCTATGATCTTTCCCTGCCTAATCTGGCTGTTAAAGCAAATATGCTACCCCCAGAAGCGCAGAAAAAAATGCAGTGCTGGATTCGCAGCAGGCATTTAATTTGTTCGGGTAATTTCTTCGTTTTTGAAACTGTAGACTATAGTGCTATTGAGCGTTTTTCCCAATGTGTGGGAGCGTTAGGAGGTACTGTAATTTCGGTCGATCCAATTGACAAAATTTGGATGGGCGCTCATCGGCAAGTAATTCTGTATCAAGCAAGAGCCAGTTTACATACACCCTGCCACAATTTGAAACAATATTGGCTAAAATACGGAGGCTTTCGCAGCCGATTTGATGAGCAAGTGTAA
- a CDS encoding short-chain dehydrogenase/reductase SDR, which translates to MTNKLAGKVALITGGSRGLGAAIVKRLAHDGAAVAFTYTSSQQKADEIVRGIESAGGKALAIQADSADVAAVKNAVTETVKAFGRLDILVNNAGTAILAPIDEFSLDDFDRLVAINIKGVFVASQEAVRHMGVGGRIITIGSVNSESVPFPGASVYALTKGAVASFTRGLARDLGPRGITVNNIQPGPIDTDLNPADGSFAETLKQLVALGRYGKTDEVAGMVSYLASDEAGFITGASLNIDGGFTA; encoded by the coding sequence GTGACAAATAAACTTGCAGGAAAGGTTGCATTGATTACGGGTGGCTCGCGCGGTCTAGGAGCAGCCATTGTCAAACGTCTTGCCCATGATGGTGCTGCCGTTGCTTTCACCTACACCAGTTCGCAGCAAAAAGCCGATGAGATTGTACGTGGCATTGAATCAGCAGGTGGCAAAGCCTTAGCTATCCAAGCTGACAGTGCAGATGTGGCAGCAGTGAAAAATGCCGTCACCGAGACAGTGAAAGCCTTTGGTCGCCTCGACATCCTTGTGAACAATGCTGGAACTGCCATCTTAGCTCCAATAGACGAGTTTTCCTTGGATGATTTCGATCGGCTAGTTGCAATTAACATTAAAGGCGTCTTTGTCGCCAGCCAAGAGGCTGTTCGCCACATGGGCGTGGGCGGACGCATCATCACAATCGGTAGTGTTAACAGCGAGTCTGTTCCCTTTCCTGGCGCTTCTGTCTACGCCTTAACTAAGGGTGCAGTTGCCAGTTTTACCCGCGGTCTGGCCCGCGATCTCGGCCCGCGCGGGATTACAGTCAACAACATTCAGCCCGGCCCCATCGACACCGATTTGAACCCGGCAGATGGCTCCTTTGCCGAAACACTTAAACAACTGGTCGCTCTCGGTCGCTATGGAAAGACTGATGAGGTGGCTGGCATGGTTTCCTATCTCGCTAGTGATGAGGCGGGTTTCATCACTGGTGCCAGCCTGAATATTGATGGCGGCTTCACTGCTTAG
- a CDS encoding HEAT repeat-containing PBS lyase, with the protein MPTTEELFQQLKHPNPHLRDRAMWELAENPDETTIPRLMSILDEEDTTYRRAAVKALGAIGPDAVTPLVEALLNSDNVTVRGSAAKALAQVAINHPDVPFAAEGVQGLKTALNDPNPVVHIAAVMALGEIGSPVVDVLIEALQTTDNPALGISIVNALGSIGDRRGVEVLQSLIENESTDSYVRESATSALSRLEMTMKFQRGEK; encoded by the coding sequence ATGCCGACAACAGAAGAACTATTCCAACAACTCAAACACCCCAATCCCCACCTCCGCGATCGTGCAATGTGGGAATTGGCTGAAAATCCCGATGAAACAACTATTCCTCGCTTGATGAGTATTCTTGATGAAGAGGATACCACCTATAGACGAGCCGCCGTTAAAGCTTTAGGCGCGATCGGCCCTGATGCAGTCACACCCCTAGTAGAAGCCTTACTGAATAGTGATAATGTCACAGTTCGCGGCAGTGCAGCCAAAGCACTAGCGCAAGTCGCCATTAATCATCCAGATGTTCCCTTTGCTGCTGAAGGCGTACAGGGTTTAAAAACTGCTCTCAACGATCCCAATCCCGTTGTGCATATTGCTGCTGTGATGGCGCTGGGTGAAATTGGTTCTCCCGTTGTCGATGTTTTGATTGAAGCATTGCAAACTACAGACAACCCAGCGCTAGGAATCTCGATTGTGAATGCCCTTGGCTCGATTGGCGATCGCCGAGGTGTGGAAGTTTTACAATCATTAATTGAGAATGAATCAACCGATTCCTATGTGCGCGAGTCCGCCACTAGTGCATTATCTCGCCTAGAAATGACAATGAAGTTTCAGCGAGGAGAAAAATAA
- a CDS encoding putative acetyltransferase, which yields MDAIRFREANIDDDTTIARHFFQLWRDNGVPEASMQVNWLETTLAFIDLARQTLAYKAFIAEINSEIVGSVGCQLFAGLYPHVLAEQQRKYGYIWGVYVEEAYRQQGIAKRLTQMAIAHLQSLNCTSAILHASPSGKPLYSNLGFRESNEMRLDLIPPS from the coding sequence ATGGATGCTATCCGCTTTCGAGAAGCCAATATAGATGATGATACAACCATTGCCCGTCATTTTTTCCAGTTATGGCGCGACAATGGCGTTCCGGAAGCATCCATGCAAGTTAATTGGCTAGAGACAACTTTGGCATTTATCGATCTTGCACGTCAGACACTAGCTTATAAAGCTTTTATCGCCGAAATCAACTCAGAAATTGTGGGTTCTGTAGGCTGTCAACTATTTGCCGGATTGTATCCTCATGTTCTCGCCGAACAACAAAGAAAATATGGGTATATTTGGGGAGTTTATGTTGAGGAAGCATATCGTCAACAAGGAATCGCCAAACGCTTAACTCAAATGGCGATCGCTCATCTCCAATCTCTCAATTGCACCAGTGCGATTCTTCACGCCTCGCCTTCTGGGAAACCACTTTATAGTAATTTGGGATTTAGGGAAAGTAATGAAATGCGTTTAGATCTGATTCCTCCTTCGTAA